The window TTTCCCGGCCTCAGCCCCGAGCAGGCCCAGGCCCTGATGCACGCCGCCCACGAGGTCTGCCCCTACAGCGTGGCGACCAAAGGGAACGTGGACGTGCGCCTCACCGTGCGCTGAGGCGAGAAGCAAAGCGGTTTCTGCCGCTGGTGGCAGATCCGGGGTGAGCACGCGGCGAAAGAGCGTGGCTCACCCTTCTCTGTCACCCATGCCTGGGCTGTGCGTAAGGAGCTGCTATGTGTCGCGACTGGACGTAGGTGGTCGAAGGCAGCCAGAAATCTGTCCGGGACTTTAGGCCAGAGAGGCCCAAGGGGAGCTGAATCCGGCTGCCAGCCGCTCTCACTTCCGAAAGAGGCCGTGAACTGTGAAGGCATGGCGTCGACCGAAGGGACGCGCAGAGCGGTGCAGCAGAGCAGGAGAAGCAACGGGTTGCTGTGAATTGCGCCGGAGCTGCGCCGAGGGCGGGGAAGGCCAGGTCTGTTCTGGATGGTCCAGGCATGGTCGGCCCTGCATCCAAGCTTGGCCTGGGCCGTATTCCCGGTTGGGCGAGCTGGCCTCCGGTCTTTCCTTCAGCCGCGTGGGTCCAGGCTGGTGTCGCTGAACTCCTCACCCAGGAGGTTCTGGCGCTCTTCGGGGGTCAGGGCCACCATCACCTGCCGCAGCACGACGTCCACGGCCTGCTCGGCGCTTTCGTCCAGCGTCAGGCCGTCCAGCAGTGGCACGCCCTGAGCGCGGGCCAGGGCTTCGAGTTCATCTTGCATGGCGCGAATTTCATCGAAATAGGCCATGTAGCGGTGCAGGGGGCGGCTGGCGGCGGTCTCGGCGTCGCGGCTTTCAAAGTGGCGGCGGTGCTCGGCCGGGTCGGGCAGGGTGACCAGCATGGGGACCATCAGCGCGCCCTGGAACGCCTCGGCGCGCAGGTAGCCGGGAACCAGATGCACACCCTCCAGCACCAAGCTGCTGCCCTCCTGCACACTGCGTTCCACCACAGCGCTCAGGCCCACGCTGACCTGCCCCACCTGATCGCGGAAGCCCGCCAGCAGCGCCTCGCGGGTGGGGCGCTCGGGGCGCTCGGCGCCGGGGGGCAGCAGGGCTTCCCAGGCATTGAAGGTGCTGGCGTGTAGGGTCGGCACCAGGGCCGGGGAGACCATCGCCCGCATCACCTCGCGGATGGAATCGGTGCTCACCACGCGCGCAATGCCCAGGCGGTAGGCAATCTCGGCGGCCAGGAAGCTCTTGCCCGTGCCCGACACACCGCCCAGCAGCACAATCACCGGGCGGGGCGGGCGGCGAATCACCCGCAGCAGGCGGTAGCGGGCGCTCACGTCCGGGCCCACCTCGTCACGCAGCAGGGCTTCCACCTTGGCCTGAATGGCCTGCCGGGTCACCACCCGGTCCTCGCGCCCGCGCAGGTCACGCTGGGTTACCCGCGCCACCTTGCGCGCCACGTCCGGGGTCACGCCCGCCGCCAGCATGGACTGCACCAGAATCCCCTTGGAAAAAGGGCCGGGCACGGTGCTGCCCTCGCCAATCACGCCCAGTTTGCCCCGGTTGTGGCGCAGGTAGCGGTAGGTCAGGCGCAGGTGTTCGCCGTAGCGCTGGGCGAGGGCGTCTTCGGTGAGGTTATCAATCTCCTCGGCGCTCAGGCGGCGCACGCCCCGCTGGCGCAGCCGCACGTCGACCACGCTGGCGGTGGCGTAGGCGTCCTTGCTGGACAGCCCGGTGTCTTCCAGCGTGCGCGCCAGCACGCCCCGGCTGAAGGGCAACTCGCCTTTCTTGGCCGTCACCAGAATGTCGGCAAAGGCGGGGGTCTGCGCCTCGGCGGCCCGGGCTACCTCTGGGCCCAGCACGTCGCGGGCCACCTCCACCATCAGGGCCTGCAACTCGGCCGGGCTGACCACCGTGCGCCGCGCCAGGCGCAGCTGCTGCTCTATGCGGCGGGCAGCGGCGGCGGCCTGGGCGCCCTCGGCCCCGGCGTTCACCAGTGACTCCACCAGCAGGCCCCGGCTGAACGGAAAGGCGTGGCGCGCGGTGCCAATCCGCAGTTCGGGCTGGGTCACGGCGAAGGAATGGGGGAGAGGGGCGCGGAGCGGTTCACCCGGGCAGTCTACTCCCCTGGTCCGGCGCCGCCGAAGGCCCAGGGCACGGTGTGGCCGGGGGCCGTGCAGAACGGCGCGGCTTGGGGTGTGTGTGCCCCAAGCCGCGCCTTGACTGTACCCGGGCCTCGCCCGGTGCCCACTGGCCTCAGCTCCGCCCCTCGCGCTTGATCGCGCCTTCCAGCAGCAGCCCCAGGGCCAGGCGCATTTCTTCGCGCAGCGGGCGCTCGGTGCCGTAGGCGCTCCAGCGCAGCGCCACCATCAGGTAGGTATCGGCAATCAGGTTGCTGATGCGCTGCAGGCTGAGGTCGGTGCGCATCTGCCCGGCGTGGTGCATGGGCCGCAGAATCAGCTCAATGACCTTGCTTAGCGGCAGCGCCTGGTACGCGGTGCGGGCGCGCTCGGGGTTGGGGTTCATGACCTCGTAGGCCAGCGGCGGAAACAGGTCGCGCTCGCGGGTGTTTTCCTCGGCCAGCCGGTCCCAGACCTCGTACAGCACCGTCAGGGGCGGGGTGCCCTCGTGCAGCCGGGCCTCGGCGTGGTCACGCAGGCGGTTCATCACCTCGCTGCCGTAGTCCAGCAGCACCGCTTCCTTGTAGGGGTAATAGTTGAAGAAGGTGCCGCGCGAAACGTTGCTGGCGCGCGCAATATCGGTTGCGGTGGTGGTCTGGAACCCGCCGCGTTTGAACAGGTCAATGGCAACCGAATAGATGCGGGCGCGGCGGCGCTCCTTCTGGCGTTCGCGCAGCGAGGTGGAATCCATGATTCCCCAAGGTATAGCGTGCCGGGTTCAAAATTGCACCCTGTTCAAACAGGTTCCGGGAAAGGGCGCGCCATAGGGCTCTGGTACGCTGTGCCTCATATGACCGTGATTCTGGGCATCGACATTGGTGGCAGTGGCATCAAGGGCGCGCCCGTGGATACGGCCACGGGACAGTTGGTGGCCGAGCGCCGCCGCATCCCCACCCCCGAAGGCGCCGCGCCAGACGACGTCAAAGCGGTGGTGGCCGAACTGGTGGGCCACTTTGGCTTGCCCGGGCCCGTGGGCGTGACCTTCCCCGGCATCGTGCAGCGCGGCCATACCCTGTCGGCGGCCAACGTGCACAAAGACTGGATTGGCCTGAACGCCGACGCCCTGTTCACCGAGGCCACCGGCCACGACGTCTTTCTGATCAACGACGCCGACGCCGCCGGGCTGGCCGAGGCGCGTTTTGGGGCCGGGGTGGGCCAGAGCGGCACCGTGCTGGTGCTGACCTTCGGCACCGGCATTGGCAGCGCCCTGATCCATGACGGTGTGCTGGTGCCCAACACCGAACTGGGCCACCTGTGGCTGCGCGACAAGCACGCCGAAACCTGGGCTTCTGACCGCGCCCGCGAGCGCGACGACCTGAACTGGAAGCAGTGGAGCAAGCGCGCCTGCACCTACCTGCAGCACCTGGAACTGCTGTTCAGCCCCGAACTGTTCATTATTGGCGGCGGCATCAGCAAAAAAGCCGAGAAATGGCAGCCGCACCTGAACCTGGAGCGCAGCCGCGTGGTGCCGGCGCAACTGCAGAACGAAGCCGGGATCGTGGGCGCCGCCATGATGGCTGCCGGGCACCTGCCCCCGGCCCCGGCCAAGCCCAGCCGCAGTGCCAAAAAAGTTTAGACTGAAGCTCAAATGTTCTCCTAGGAACTTTTCGCGCGCCGCAGGCGTACAGGGGGTCGTATGGGATTCTTGAAACGAATGATGGCAGCAGTCGGCGTGGGCGGAGCAAAAGTGGACGCCCAGGTCAATAACTCCACCGTGCGCATTGGCGAGAGCGTCAACGGCGTGATCGTGGTGCAGGGCGGCTCGGTGGATCAGCGCATTGAGCGCATCAACCTGGGGCTGGCCACCATGTACAAGGCCGACGACACCTACGTGCACCACCAGCTGAGCAAGGTGCCGGTGATTCCGGGGTTCGACCTGCGCGCCGGAGAGCGCCGCGAGTTCCCCTTCAGCATTCCGGTGGCCCCCGGCACCCCGCTGACCCTGAGCGGCACCCGGGTCTGGCTGGCCACCGACGCCGACATTGCGGGCGCCGCCGATCCCGGCGACCAGGACAACCTGCAGGTGCTGCCCAGCCGTGAGATGGAGGTGCTGTTCAAGGGCGCGCAGAAGCTGGGCTTCCAGATTTCGGGCAGTGAGGTGGAATACCACCACGGCCGCATTGCCCAGGAAATCAGCTTCCGCCCCCCCCGTGGGCAGTACAAGATCGAGGAAATCGAGATGATGATTTTCCCGCAGGCGGGCGGCCTGGACGTGATTCTGGAGGTGGACCGCCGCGCCACCGGCATGGCCAGCATGTTCGCCACCGAAATTGAGCGCAAGGGCAACTGGCACCTGAGCAGCCAGACCCTGAATGCTGGGGTGGACGCTGTGGCCCGCGAGCTGGAGAAGAAGATTCGCAGCCTGATGTAAGCAGCCCAGGACGAGCGGGACGGTGCCTTATATGCGCACCGTCCCGCTCGTCCTGGGAAATGGTCGGTCTGGTGGCCTCGCCGCTGCACCGGGCGCCGTGCCCCTGAACACTGCTGGCGCAGCAGGGCCCTGGCCGCGTGGTGTCGTACCCTGGCTCCATGCGCCCCGACGCTCTGACCCTGGTGGAAATGGCGGACCTGCTGGACGCGGCGTACCGCGCCCAGCGCGACGACGACGCCCAGGGCCCCATTCCCGAGACCCGCGCGGCCCTGGCCGATTACCTGGGCTGCCACCCGGAAACCCGCGCCGCTGTCTGGTCCATCTGGAAAACCCAGCTGGACGCGGCTGGCGAGGACGCCGCCGCCGCCGAATACTGGCTGGATGCCGAGTTCACCGAACCCTGCCCGGAGCAGCGCCTGGACGGGCCACCGGTGTAGGCGGGCGTTCCAGCTTCGCGGTCGCCTACCCCTGGAGGGGTGCCCCGTCGCGCTGTGGCCAGCTTTTCTGCTGTGAACGGTAACCCTGTCGGGGGAGCAGGAGAGTTCAGGCCCCAAACACCTCACTCATTTATTTTTTCTTTATCTTGAGATCGTCTGCCCGAAGACCAGGGCCGCCGAGAAGGGATGAAGGAAGATGACGGAACACGAGCAGCTGGTGGAGCGCTTCAGGGCACTGGGCATAGACCCAACCACGCCCGGCTTTCTTCGGGACCAAGCGTTCCTGGCAGCGGCCGCGCACGATCCTTTTCTGCCCGAGGCGTATGCCCGTCTGGTGCTGAGCCGCGCGTCCTCTCCTGCCGAGTGCGTGCGGGCACGCCGCCTGGTGCTGCAGACCGCCCGGCTGGTTCATGCCCGGCTGCTGGAGGATGGTCGTCTGGGCCACTGCCTGCCCACCGCGCAGGTGATCAGCAGGTTGCTTGATGCGCAGGGCGTCTGGAATGTCGTGGTCAACGGAGCTCTGGGCATCACGCTGCCCTATACCCGGCTGAGTCTGCCTGCCATTGCCGACCTGCAAGGCCGCACCGTCACAGGGCACGCCTGGGTTGTGGCGCCGCCCTTTCTGGTGGTGGACGTCAGTGTGCAGCGTCAGCCCTGGGATGACCACCTGACCCTGCTGCCCCAGGTGGTCCTGAGTGAGCATCTTGAACCCGCCCATGTGTATGCCGATACGCTGCTGCGCGCGGAGGCCCACGCGGCCCTGGAGGCGGCGCTGGGCCGCTCCCCCACCGTGGCCGATGTCCAGGCGCGCGTGCCCTGGCTGACCAAGGCGTTGCGCCGCCTCCCCACAGGCGCGGTGCTGTTCGGCGAGGTTCGGCTGGATTATGTGCCGCTGACAGTGCCCTCTGAGTTGGAGGCGGGCCACCTGACGTTGGCCGGGCAACCGTGGCAGGCGTTGTCTCAGCAACTCGCGGGCTGATTATGGCCGGTCAGGCGGGGATGCCACCAAGTGCCTCGCCCCTCCCATTCCAACATTTCAGAAAAGCGCAGAAACGTTTCCATTCTCGGGGCGAGGCACTTTTTTCGCTTCTCGCTCTGCGACGCAGCTGTTCCAGCCCGCTCGGTTGATCTAAAGAGCAACAGCGAGCGACTTAGAAACTGAGGAACGGTCCCGGGCGTTTACCTCCCCAGGCAGCCCGATAGAGCAGCGGCGGCTTCCTGAGGACAAACGGAAAGCCGTGTAGGGCTGGACTCTCCATGGTCTGGCATCAGGTGTTGTCCTGACGGGTCTCCGCCCCCTCTTCGCCGCCCAGGTGGTCCTGTAGATCAGGGCTCGAAATGCTGCCCCTGTTGCCCGTGATGAGGCCTTGGGCGGGGGCAGGAGCGCGGCCCCACGTTTTACCAAAGGTCAAACCCCGCCCTGGCTACAGCCAGAACGGGGCCCGGTACAGCGGGGTTTACTTCACCACGATATTGATGATTCGCCCCGGCACGTAGATCTCTTTTACCACCGTCTTGCCCTCGATAAAGCGGGCCACGTCGGCATTGGCCTTGGCGGCGCCCAGGGCTTCCTCGGCGGTGGCGGTCTTAGAAATGGTGACCTCGCCGCGTACCTTGCCGCTCACCTGCACGCCCAGGGTCACGCTGTCGCGGGTGGCGGCCTGTTCGTCCACAGCGGGCCAGCTCTGGGTGTGCACGCTGCCCCCCCCGCCACGCTCGGTCCAGATCTCCTCGGCGATGTGGGGCACGATGGGCGCCAGCATCAGGTTGAAAATGTGCAGGGCCTCGTCCCAGGCGGGGGTGCCATATACCGGCGCGCGCTTGGCCTTGACCAGGGTGTTCGTCAGTTCCATTAGCGCGGCCACGATGGTGTTGAAGCTCAGGCGGTCAAAGTCGGCCCCTACCTTCTTCAGGGTGCTGTGAACCGCGTAACGCAACTCGGCGTCGGTGACTTTCTCGGCGGGGCCCACGGGGCTCTCCTCGAAGTACAGGTTCCACACGCGCCCCAGCCATTTGGCCGGTCCGTTGATGCCCTGCGGGTCCCAGGGGCCGCCCAGTTCCCACGGCGCGATAAACAGCAGGTAGGTGCGCACGGTGTCGGTGCCGTACTCGCGCACCAGGTCGTCGGGGTCCACCACGTTGCCCCGGCTCTTGCTCATCTTCTCGCCGTCCTCGCCCAGAATCATGCCCTGGTTGCGCAGCCACGCAAACGGCTCGGATTGCGTGGTCAGCCCCATGTCGCGCATCACCTTGGTCCAGAAGCGGCTGTACAGCAGGTGCAGAATCGCGTGCTCAATGCCGCCCGTGTACAGGTCCACCGGCAGCATCCCTGCCTTGGCGGGGTCGAAGGGGTGCGCCTCATCCTTCGGGCTCAGGTAGCGGTACATGTACCATGACGAATCCACGAAGGTGTCCATGGTGTCGGTGTCGCGCTCGGCCTCGCCGCCGCAGATGGGGCAGGTCGCGCGCAGCCACTCGGTGTTCAGCTTCAGCGGGCTCTGACCGGTGGGCGTGAATTCCACGTTGTCCGGCAGGCGCACGGGCAGCTCCTCGGCGGGAACGGGCTGCGCGCCGTGCTCCGGGCAGTACACTATGGGAATGGGCGTGCCCCAGTAACGCTGGCGGCTGACCAGCCAGTCGCGCAGGCGGTAGGTCGTCTTGGCCTTTGCCACGCCGCGTGCTTCCAGCTGCTCGACGATCACCGCAATGCTGGCCTTGCCGCCGGGCATGCCGTCAAACTCGCCGGAATTCACGATCTGGCCCTCGCCCACGTAGGGCTCGGCCGCGTCGTCGGCCATCGCCTCGCCGCCTTCGGGGCGGATGACTTCCCTGATTTCCAGGCCGAACTTCTTCGCAAAGGCGAAGTCACGCTCGTCGTGCGCGGGCACGGCCATGATCGAGCCGGTGCCATACGTGACCAGCACGTAATCCGCCACCCAGATCGGCAGCTGATGGCCAGTGATGGGGTGCGTGGCGAACGAGCCGGTGAACACGCCGGTCTTCTCACCCTCCTGTTGGCGCTCCACGTCAGTCTTGCGGCCAGCAGCGGCCACGTACGCCTCCACGGCCCCGCGCTGCTCGTCGGTGGTCAGGGCCGGGACCTTGGCGTGCTCGGGGGCCAGCACCATGAAGGTGGCGCCCATCAGGGTGTCGGGGCGGGTGGTGAACACGGTCTCGGGGCCGGCCGGGGTGTCAAAGGTCACTTCCGCGCCCACCGATTTGCCGATCCAGTTGGTCTGCATCAGGCGGACTTTTTCCGGCATGTCTGTCTGGGCAAAGTCCAGCAGTTCGTCGGCGTAATCGGTGATTTTCAGGTACCACTGGCTCAGGTTGCGCTTTTCCACCGGGGTGCCGCAGCGTTCGCAGGCGCCGTTCACCACCTGTTCGTTGGCCAGCACGGTCTGGTCCTTGGGGCACCAGTTCACCAGGCCGCCTTTCTTGTAGGCCAGGCCGCGCTTGAAGAACTCGGTGAAGAACCACTGGTTCCAGCGGTAATACTCCGGGTCGCAGGTGGCGAAGGCGCGGCTCCAGTCAATCATGGTGCCCATGCGCTGGAACTGCCCGGTCATGTACTCGATGTTGCGGTAGGTCCAGCCCGCCGGGTCCACGTTATTCTTGATCGCCGCGTTCTCGGCGGGCAGACCGAAGGCGTCAAAACCCATGGGAAACAGCACGTTGTGCCCGCGCATCCGCATCCAGCGGGCCCGCGCGTCCGGCGCCACATTGGCGTACCAGTGCCCGATGTGCAGGTTGCCGCTGGGGTAGGGGAACATGGTCAGCGCATAGAACTTCTCGCCCGGCGCGTCCTCGTTGAAGGTGTACAGGCCTGCCTTCGCCCAGGTGTCCTGCCACTTGCCCTCAATGGCGTGTGGGTTGTAGCGCTCCATGCGCGGTTCCTGAATGTTGATGCTGGATTCGTTCGTCTGGGTCATGGCATGGCTCCTTCGGAGGTTGAACGGAAGAGGGTTGATCGTTGCTGAAGGGGGCGCATGGTGTTGTGCATCAACTTTCCACCATCACCCCTCAACAAAAAAAGCGCCCCGGCACGCAACCGGGGACGCTCGAACATAGCGGTTGGGCTAGTCGAGGCGTCCCCGGGTGGTAAGCGCAGAGCGGATCATGGCGCGCATTGTACCGCATGGGTGCGGTGGCCGCGCTAGCGAACTGGCGTACCGCCCACATGGACCAGGGTGCCCGCGCCCCGGTGCTCAGCGATATACAACACGCGCTCGCGGCCTCGGGTCAGCACCACCTCGAACTGAATGCCGTCGTCGGGGCGGGTGGTCAGGCGGGAAAAGCCAGCGTCTTCCAGGCGCTTCAGCACCGCTTCGGGCTGCCAGTCGGAGAACAGATACTGCTCAAGGCGGGTCTGCCCAGCGCGGATCTCGGCCCGCACGGTGCGCGATTCGGGGCAGGTGGGGGTGGCCCCGGCGGGCAGGGGCGAGAGCCCCCACACCTGCCCGGGCCGCTCAAAGCAGTACAGGGCCCCGCGCCAGCGTGCGCCGCTCTGCCACCACGCGGCGGTCCCCAGCAGCACGGCCAGCAGGGCAACGGACAGCACAACCAGGGGGCGCTTCATGGCCCGCAGGGTAGCCCAGGCGGCCCGGGCAGGCGCCCCGGCGCAGTGGGTGGGCCGCCGCGTGGCCGCGCCTTCTGCCCAGCCGTGAGCGCCGCGCCCGCGACGGTTCCCTGTGCCTTCGTTACACTGCCCTTCACATGCGACCCTCTTCTCGCCGGGCGCGCCCCCTTGTGCGCGCGTTTCTGGGCTTGCTGCTGCTGACCGGGGCACTGGCGGGCCTGGTCTATGCCCTGACCGATCATCCCCGCCCGGTGCAGGCTGCCGAACTGGCCTGCCCGGCGGGCACGCCGACCCTGCAGGCCGGGCAACCCGTGAAGGTCCTGAGCTGGAACGTGCAGTACCTCGCCGGACGCGGGTATGTGTTCTTCTACGACACCCTGGCTGGCGACGGCCCCGACACCCGCCCTGCCCCCGCAAGTCTGGCCCGCACGCTGGACGAGGTCACGGCCGTGATCCAGGCAGAAAACCCCGACCTGATCCTGCTGCAAGAGGTGGACCGCGACAGCAAGCGCACGGATTACGCCGACCAGCTGGCGCAGCTGCAGGCGCGCCTGGGTGGGGCGTACCCCTGCGCTGCC of the Deinococcus aquaedulcis genome contains:
- a CDS encoding sporulation protein; the encoded protein is MMAAVGVGGAKVDAQVNNSTVRIGESVNGVIVVQGGSVDQRIERINLGLATMYKADDTYVHHQLSKVPVIPGFDLRAGERREFPFSIPVAPGTPLTLSGTRVWLATDADIAGAADPGDQDNLQVLPSREMEVLFKGAQKLGFQISGSEVEYHHGRIAQEISFRPPRGQYKIEEIEMMIFPQAGGLDVILEVDRRATGMASMFATEIERKGNWHLSSQTLNAGVDAVARELEKKIRSLM
- a CDS encoding TetR/AcrR family transcriptional regulator — translated: MDSTSLRERQKERRRARIYSVAIDLFKRGGFQTTTATDIARASNVSRGTFFNYYPYKEAVLLDYGSEVMNRLRDHAEARLHEGTPPLTVLYEVWDRLAEENTRERDLFPPLAYEVMNPNPERARTAYQALPLSKVIELILRPMHHAGQMRTDLSLQRISNLIADTYLMVALRWSAYGTERPLREEMRLALGLLLEGAIKREGRS
- the ppgK gene encoding polyphosphate--glucose phosphotransferase encodes the protein MTVILGIDIGGSGIKGAPVDTATGQLVAERRRIPTPEGAAPDDVKAVVAELVGHFGLPGPVGVTFPGIVQRGHTLSAANVHKDWIGLNADALFTEATGHDVFLINDADAAGLAEARFGAGVGQSGTVLVLTFGTGIGSALIHDGVLVPNTELGHLWLRDKHAETWASDRARERDDLNWKQWSKRACTYLQHLELLFSPELFIIGGGISKKAEKWQPHLNLERSRVVPAQLQNEAGIVGAAMMAAGHLPPAPAKPSRSAKKV
- the leuS gene encoding leucine--tRNA ligase, with the translated sequence MTQTNESSINIQEPRMERYNPHAIEGKWQDTWAKAGLYTFNEDAPGEKFYALTMFPYPSGNLHIGHWYANVAPDARARWMRMRGHNVLFPMGFDAFGLPAENAAIKNNVDPAGWTYRNIEYMTGQFQRMGTMIDWSRAFATCDPEYYRWNQWFFTEFFKRGLAYKKGGLVNWCPKDQTVLANEQVVNGACERCGTPVEKRNLSQWYLKITDYADELLDFAQTDMPEKVRLMQTNWIGKSVGAEVTFDTPAGPETVFTTRPDTLMGATFMVLAPEHAKVPALTTDEQRGAVEAYVAAAGRKTDVERQQEGEKTGVFTGSFATHPITGHQLPIWVADYVLVTYGTGSIMAVPAHDERDFAFAKKFGLEIREVIRPEGGEAMADDAAEPYVGEGQIVNSGEFDGMPGGKASIAVIVEQLEARGVAKAKTTYRLRDWLVSRQRYWGTPIPIVYCPEHGAQPVPAEELPVRLPDNVEFTPTGQSPLKLNTEWLRATCPICGGEAERDTDTMDTFVDSSWYMYRYLSPKDEAHPFDPAKAGMLPVDLYTGGIEHAILHLLYSRFWTKVMRDMGLTTQSEPFAWLRNQGMILGEDGEKMSKSRGNVVDPDDLVREYGTDTVRTYLLFIAPWELGGPWDPQGINGPAKWLGRVWNLYFEESPVGPAEKVTDAELRYAVHSTLKKVGADFDRLSFNTIVAALMELTNTLVKAKRAPVYGTPAWDEALHIFNLMLAPIVPHIAEEIWTERGGGGSVHTQSWPAVDEQAATRDSVTLGVQVSGKVRGEVTISKTATAEEALGAAKANADVARFIEGKTVVKEIYVPGRIINIVVK
- a CDS encoding ATP cone domain-containing protein — encoded protein: MTQPELRIGTARHAFPFSRGLLVESLVNAGAEGAQAAAAARRIEQQLRLARRTVVSPAELQALMVEVARDVLGPEVARAAEAQTPAFADILVTAKKGELPFSRGVLARTLEDTGLSSKDAYATASVVDVRLRQRGVRRLSAEEIDNLTEDALAQRYGEHLRLTYRYLRHNRGKLGVIGEGSTVPGPFSKGILVQSMLAAGVTPDVARKVARVTQRDLRGREDRVVTRQAIQAKVEALLRDEVGPDVSARYRLLRVIRRPPRPVIVLLGGVSGTGKSFLAAEIAYRLGIARVVSTDSIREVMRAMVSPALVPTLHASTFNAWEALLPPGAERPERPTREALLAGFRDQVGQVSVGLSAVVERSVQEGSSLVLEGVHLVPGYLRAEAFQGALMVPMLVTLPDPAEHRRHFESRDAETAASRPLHRYMAYFDEIRAMQDELEALARAQGVPLLDGLTLDESAEQAVDVVLRQVMVALTPEERQNLLGEEFSDTSLDPRG